In Silene latifolia isolate original U9 population chromosome 3, ASM4854445v1, whole genome shotgun sequence, a single window of DNA contains:
- the LOC141649724 gene encoding uncharacterized protein LOC141649724 yields MTNTTATSENSQIIDPSKNTIYSYAHIENPGLKITTTEFNGQNYEEWSQDFLLALLAKGKSGFLDGTIPKPASTDATYASWQSQNALVTAWLFNTLDSTIKRSISKRPEAKQVWLDIRSRFCQNNDARIYRLQADLVACRQGPTETIMAYYSRLITLWDESFEADPVPSCPCNPCSCSWVSIVDAWRERKKVRDFLMGLDERFDNARSQLLGINPLPTLNLVYNRLLQEESVRSFSTNKPESRPDSMAFATRMSHNPRPSGTPQTRHPRPTKPDNDDPNRPYCIACRRHGHLYPVCFRVTGEFPDWWGDRPRDRIVINEKDMSRTVIPDTQGRAKYAALKNNMQTATPRAHMVSGKSLGIPSSSSAKLDKIDLNNLNSNELDELATLWQAHKTSSMDRLNGNVFSSSSWIIDTGASHHMSGCRSFFTNLRPIKHLSVGLPNGDLTIATHIGDIRFSARLVLRDVYFAEKLTCNLISVSSLLLDTTLTIQFSHKLCLIQDRSSKMVIGAGEQVDGLYFLTGVRQSMLQANSVTVPNNIELWHRRLGHPSSSTLHFLPGFNKSSKTQFSSSHCDICLRAKQTREHFSLSSSIADAAVTNNHEPSTFREAMQVKEWRVAMQHEIDALERNNTWTLEDLPPNKKAIGSKWVYKIKYNADGSIERYKARLVVLGNRQVEGIDYNKTFAPTVKMVTVRTLLAIAAAKG; encoded by the exons ATGACGAACACCACCGCCACTTCCGAAAATTCCCAAATCATCGATCCTTCGAAAAACACGATCTATTCTTATGCTCATATCGAAAACCCCGGCCTCAAGATTACCACCACTGAGTTCAATGGTCAAAACTACGAGGAATGGTCGCAAGACTTCCTCCTTGCTCTCTTAGCCAAAGGCAAAAGTGGATTCCTCGACGGCACGATTCCAAAACCGGCTTCCACAGATGCTACCTACGCATCTTGGCAGTCGCAAAACGCTCTCGTGACGGCATGGCTGTTTAACACACTTGACTCGACTATCAAACGATCCATCTCGAAACGACCCGAAGCGAAACAGGTATGGCTCGACATCCGTTCTCGATTTTGCCAAAACAACGATGCTCGTATTTATCGCTTGCAGGCAGACTTGGTCGCTTGTCGTCAAGGGCCTACGGAAACAATTATGGCATACTATAGTCGACTTATCACCCTCTGGGATGAGTCCTTTGAAGCCGACCCGGTTCCTTCATGTCCGTGCAACCCGTGTTCCTGCTCATGGGTTTCCATTGTCGATGCTTGGCGTGAACGCAAGAAGGTGCGTGATTTTTTAATGGGTTTGGATGAGCGGTTCGATAATGCTCGATCTCAATTGCTAGGTATCAATCCCCTGCCTACACTTAATCTTGTTTATAATAGACTCCTTCAGGAAGAAAGTGTCCGTTCCTTCTCGACTAACAAACCCGAATCACGCCCCGACTCCATGGCTTTTGCCACCCGTATGTCCCACAATCCCCGACCCTCTGGAACACCACAGACCCGTCACCCTAGGCCCACGAAACCTGATAATGATGACCCAAATAGACCATACTGCATTGCTTGTCGTCGTCATGGTCACCTATATCCGGTTTGCTTCCGCGTTACGGGGGAGTTTCCCGACTGGTGGGGAGACCGTCCCCGCGACAGAATTGTTATTAATGAGAAAGATATGAGTCGTACGGTAATTCCCGATACCCAAGGCCGCGCAAAGTATGCCGCACTTAAGAACAATATGCAGACAGCTACCCCCCGCGCTCATATGGTGTCGGGTAAGTCCCTCGGTATTCCTTCCTCTTCCTCGGCCAAGCTCGACAAAATCGACCTCAACAATTTAAATTCCAACGAACTCGACGAGTTAGCGACACTATGGCAGGCTCATAAGACCTCTTCCATGGACCGTCTGAATGGTAATGTTTTCTCCTCTTCCTCTTGGATAATTGATACCGGCGCCTCTCATCACATGTCGGGTTGCCGTTCGTTTTTTACTAACTTACGACCTATTAAACATTTGTCTGTTGGGTTGCCTAATGGTGACTTGACAATCGCCACCCATATAGGCGACATTCGATTCTCGGCCCGTTTGGTCTTACGCGATGTTTATTTTGCCGAAAAATTAACATGTAATTTGATATCGGTCTCTAGTTTACTTCTTGACACCACACTCACCATTCAATTCTCTCATAAACTCTGTCTTATACAGGACCGTTCCTCGAAGATGGTGATTGGTGCGGGTGAGCAAGTCGATGGGCTCTATTTTTTGACTGGGGTTCGACAAAGCATGCTTCAAGCGAATTCCGTCACCGTCCCTAACAACATCGAGCTTTGGCATCGGAGGTTGGGGCACCCCTCTTCCTCTACTTTACATTTTCTTCCTGGTTTTAATAAAAGTTCTAAAACTCAGTTTTCTAGCTCTCATTGCGACATTTGTCTTCGAGCTAAACAAACTCGTGAACATTTTTCATTAAGTTCAAGTATTGCTGACG CGGCCGTGACTAACAATCACGAGCCTAGCACTTTTCGTGAAGCTATGCAGGTAAAGGAATGGCGCGTTGCTATGCAACATGAAATCGATGCCCTCGAACGAAATAATACTTGGACTCTCGAAGATCTTCCTCCGAACAAGAAAGCCATCGGGTCCAAATGGGTTTACAAAATAAAGTATAACGCTGACGGGTCCATCGAACGCTATAAAGCCCGCCTCGTGGTACTCGGAAATCGACAGGTGGAAGGCATCGACTACAACAAAACTTTTGCTCCAACCGTCAAAATGGTCACGGTCCGCACACTACTCGCTATAGCCGCTGCTAAGGGTTAG